In the Gossypium raimondii isolate GPD5lz chromosome 9, ASM2569854v1, whole genome shotgun sequence genome, one interval contains:
- the LOC105798631 gene encoding uncharacterized protein LOC105798631 gives MNSKQTPTRGFGQYSIASSFLSRPSHSSKEVQKDLRCKDSKKLASLSDFLNQKLPRNSGIPKTVQEKSRPFSSLLSSNEGKPIDKQNERKKEEKIDGLNEVVFEQFKQDNSEKIDSVLSSSVVGEEENSRKRRNPFEGVDEQRRTRKPFLVLGEEGDDDPQNIKKRGRKECSTSNKKPKPHYNHYANGSGWWDCDMEGVDSEEVGYGEVWEGVGSTTFGGIVDWH, from the exons ATGAATTCAAAGCAGACTCCGACTAGGGGTTTTGGACAGTATTCTATTGCTTCATCGTTTCTCTCACGTCCTTCCCATTC TTCCAAGGAAGTACAGAAGGATTTGCGTTGCAAAGATTCGAAGAAGCTTGCATCATTATCAGATTTTCTAAATCAAAAGCTACCCAGAAATTCGGGTATTCCCAAAACTGTTCAG GAGAAATCAAGGCCTTTTTCATCGCTATTATCTTCAAATGAAGGGAAACCTATTGACAAGCAGAACGaaaggaagaaagaagagaaaattgatGGCCTTAATGAAGTTGTTTTTGAGCAGTTCAAGCAAGATAACTCTGAGAAAATAGATAGTGTATTAAGTTCAAGCGTTGTTGGCGAAgaagaaaattcaagaaaaagacGGAATCCATTTGAAG GTGTAGATGAACAAAGAAGAACACGGAAGCCTTTTCTAGTTCTGGGAGAGGAAGGTGATGATGATCcacaaaacataaagaaaaggggaagaaaGGAGTGTTCTACAAGCAACAAGAAACCAAAGCCCCATTATAATCACT ATGCAAATGGTAGTGGGTGGTGGGACTGTGACATGGAAGGCGTGGACAGCGAGGAAGTTGGCTATGGCGAAGTATGGGAAGGGGTTGGCTCCACAACCTTTGGTGGAATAGTAGACTGGCATTGA
- the LOC105798630 gene encoding F-box protein PP2-B11 isoform X1, producing MRTDITNILPEECISYILSLTSPTDVCRSKLVSPVFRSAADSDTIWGKFLPSDCYDIISNASSSSSSKLLTSSMSKTQLYFHLCKNPIIIDNGTMSFGLDKATGKKCYMLGARRLSIAWANTPRYWRWKRVPESRFSEVAELKEVWWLDVKGTIETKILSPNTTYVAYLVYKFSSSRYGFEKKPVDLHVELGESDAGRTFRIFLDPSANIPQFSREREDGWMEVKLGEFFNEHGDDGKATCSLREVDNYTLKKGLIIEGIDIRPKDSR from the exons ATGAGAACAGATATTACCAACATATTACCAGAAGAGTGTATTTCTTACATCCTTTCCTTGACATCCCCAACCGATGTTTGCCGATCAAAGCTTGTCTCTCCGGTCTTCAGATCGGCAGCTGATTCTGATACCATTTGGGGAAAATTTCTTCCCTCTGATTGTTATGATATCATTTCCAAtgcttcttcatcatcatcctcCAAGTTGTTGACTTCTTCCATGTCCAAAACACAGCTTTATTTCCATCTTTGCAAGAACCCCATTATTATTGACAACGGTACCATG AGTTTTGGCCTCGACAAAGCAACAGGGAAAAAATGTTATATGCTGGGGGCTCGACGGCTTTCAATTGCTTGGGCAAACACGCCTAGGTACTGGAGATGGAAACGTGTGCCTGAATCTAG ATTCTCGGAAGTGGCTGAGCTCAAAGAAGTGTGGTGGCTAGATGTGAAGGGAACAATAGAGACTAAAATTTTGTCTCCTAACACAACTTATGTAGCTTACCTTGTCtataaattttcatcatctAGATACGGCTTCGAGAAAAAACCTGTAGACCTGCATGTCGAGTTAGGAGAAAGTGATGCCGGGCGAACTTTTCGTATATTCCTAGATCCTTCAGCAAATATTCCTCAATTCTCTCGCGAGAGAGAAGATGGGTGGATGGAGGTTAAGTTGGGTGAGTTCTTCAATGAACATGGGGATGATGGGAAAGCTACTTGTAGTTTAAGGGAAGTTGATAATTATACCCTTAAGAAGGGCCTCATTATTGAAGGAATCGATATTCGGCCTAAAGATAGCAGATAG
- the LOC105798630 gene encoding F-box protein PP2-B11 isoform X4 codes for MAPGFISIFARTPLLLTTSFGLDKATGKKCYMLGARRLSIAWANTPRYWRWKRVPESRFSEVAELKEVWWLDVKGTIETKILSPNTTYVAYLVYKFSSSRYGFEKKPVDLHVELGESDAGRTFRIFLDPSANIPQFSREREDGWMEVKLGEFFNEHGDDGKATCSLREVDNYTLKKGLIIEGIDIRPKDSR; via the exons CTTTATTTCCATCTTTGCAAGAACCCCATTATTATTGACAACG AGTTTTGGCCTCGACAAAGCAACAGGGAAAAAATGTTATATGCTGGGGGCTCGACGGCTTTCAATTGCTTGGGCAAACACGCCTAGGTACTGGAGATGGAAACGTGTGCCTGAATCTAG ATTCTCGGAAGTGGCTGAGCTCAAAGAAGTGTGGTGGCTAGATGTGAAGGGAACAATAGAGACTAAAATTTTGTCTCCTAACACAACTTATGTAGCTTACCTTGTCtataaattttcatcatctAGATACGGCTTCGAGAAAAAACCTGTAGACCTGCATGTCGAGTTAGGAGAAAGTGATGCCGGGCGAACTTTTCGTATATTCCTAGATCCTTCAGCAAATATTCCTCAATTCTCTCGCGAGAGAGAAGATGGGTGGATGGAGGTTAAGTTGGGTGAGTTCTTCAATGAACATGGGGATGATGGGAAAGCTACTTGTAGTTTAAGGGAAGTTGATAATTATACCCTTAAGAAGGGCCTCATTATTGAAGGAATCGATATTCGGCCTAAAGATAGCAGATAG